The Deinococcus depolymerans genome includes a region encoding these proteins:
- a CDS encoding alpha-ketoacid dehydrogenase subunit beta translates to MTATQERHTDAAATRTINLIQAVTETIAEEMERDSRVVLFGEDVGARGGVFMATAGLQERFGPRRVFDTPLSEASIVGAAVGMAVRGLRPIAEIQFADYMGPGFDQIISQAAKIRYRSGGQFTAPLVIRTPSGGGVKGGHHHSQSPESYYTHTPGLKVVMPSTPYDAKGLLRSAVRGEDPVIFFEPKRLYRASKGEVPAHDYVVKFGEAAVRREGTDLSLIGYGGVMPDLEKAADALAAEGVSVEVIDLRSLVPWDKDRVLASVEKTGRAVLVSEAPRISNFMGEVAYVIQEQVFDSLLAPVGQVAGFDTPYPYVQDKVYLPGANRIVAACVRALNY, encoded by the coding sequence ATGACCGCCACGCAGGAACGCCACACGGACGCCGCGGCCACCCGCACCATCAACCTGATCCAGGCCGTGACCGAGACCATCGCCGAGGAGATGGAACGCGACAGCCGCGTCGTGCTGTTCGGCGAGGACGTCGGCGCGCGCGGCGGCGTGTTCATGGCGACCGCCGGCCTGCAGGAACGCTTCGGGCCGCGCCGGGTGTTCGACACGCCCCTGAGCGAGGCCAGCATCGTGGGGGCCGCCGTGGGCATGGCCGTGCGCGGCCTGCGCCCCATCGCGGAAATCCAGTTCGCGGACTACATGGGGCCCGGCTTCGACCAGATCATCTCGCAGGCCGCCAAGATCCGTTACCGGTCGGGCGGGCAGTTCACGGCGCCCCTGGTGATCCGCACGCCGTCGGGCGGCGGCGTCAAAGGCGGGCACCACCACAGCCAGAGCCCCGAGAGCTACTACACGCACACGCCGGGCCTGAAGGTCGTGATGCCCAGCACCCCCTACGACGCCAAGGGCCTGCTGCGCAGCGCCGTGCGCGGCGAGGACCCCGTGATCTTCTTCGAGCCCAAACGCCTGTACCGCGCCTCCAAGGGTGAAGTGCCCGCCCACGACTACGTCGTGAAGTTCGGCGAGGCCGCCGTGCGCCGCGAGGGCACGGACCTGTCCCTGATCGGCTACGGGGGCGTCATGCCGGACCTGGAGAAGGCTGCCGACGCGCTGGCCGCCGAGGGCGTCAGCGTGGAGGTCATCGACCTGCGCTCGCTGGTGCCGTGGGACAAGGACCGCGTGCTCGCCAGCGTCGAGAAGACCGGCCGCGCCGTGCTGGTCAGCGAGGCGCCGCGCATCAGCAACTTCATGGGCGAGGTCGCGTACGTCATCCAGGAGCAGGTCTTCGACTCGCTGCTCGCCCCGGTGGGGCAGGTGGCGGGCTTCGACACGCCGTACCCGTACGTGCAGGACAAGGTGTACCTGCCCGGAGCCAACCGCATCGTGGCCGCCTGCGTCCGCGCCCTGAACTACTGA
- the rsmG gene encoding 16S rRNA (guanine(527)-N(7))-methyltransferase RsmG — MTPEGEALLRQGAAELGLNVDAQVPAFAALLDLLVDANSRVNLTALKTEPDIILKHFVDSLSCLRGGHLDGADLRVLDIGTGAGFPTLPLAIMNLQTDFTPLDSIRKKIDFVRAAAAALNLTNVTPQVGRAETLGRDPDHRERYDRVVCRAVAALPILAELGLPLLKAGGRLVAQKGPISEDELRAGRRAAGEVGGRLTVVDAFTLPVLGDARTLVVIEKTGPTPAKYPRREGVPNQQPLFWTAR, encoded by the coding sequence GTGACCCCCGAAGGCGAGGCGCTGCTGCGCCAGGGCGCCGCCGAACTGGGCCTGAACGTGGACGCGCAGGTGCCGGCCTTCGCCGCGCTGCTCGACCTGCTGGTCGACGCGAACAGCCGCGTGAACCTGACCGCCCTGAAAACCGAGCCGGACATCATCCTGAAGCACTTCGTGGATTCGCTCAGCTGCCTGCGCGGCGGACACCTGGACGGCGCGGACCTGCGCGTGCTGGACATCGGCACCGGAGCGGGCTTCCCGACGCTGCCGCTGGCGATCATGAACCTGCAGACGGACTTCACGCCGCTGGACTCCATCCGCAAGAAGATCGACTTCGTGCGGGCCGCCGCCGCCGCCCTGAACCTGACCAACGTCACCCCACAGGTGGGCCGCGCCGAGACGCTGGGCCGCGACCCCGACCACCGCGAGCGCTACGACCGGGTGGTGTGCCGCGCCGTGGCCGCCCTGCCCATCCTGGCGGAACTGGGCCTGCCCCTGCTGAAGGCGGGCGGACGACTGGTCGCGCAAAAAGGACCCATCAGCGAGGACGAACTGCGCGCCGGCCGCCGCGCCGCCGGGGAAGTCGGGGGCCGCCTGACCGTCGTGGACGCCTTCACGCTGCCCGTGCTGGGCGACGCCCGCACCCTGGTCGTGATCGAGAAGACCGGCCCCACCCCCGCGAAGTACCCCAGGCGTGAGGGCGTGCCCAACCAGCAACCGCTATTCTGGACGGCACGGTGA
- a CDS encoding aminotransferase class V-fold PLP-dependent enzyme: MDFAALRADLIGTDVLIDTPFGERRVTYADYVASGRALHSVERRLETLALPLYANTHTEDSATGAHLTHLTHQAAGYIKEQLGADSSCKLVFCGSGSTAAVRRMQDILGLVVGGPHRQTVLEALPDSQRPVVFVGPYEHHSNEISWRETLAEVVEVPLCERGNLDLGALVGALKDPHYAGRPKIGSFSAASNVTGLLTDTRSVARLLHAHGAFAFFDFAASGPYVKIDMKPGRPDGYDAVFLSPHKFAGGPGTPGLLCFRQELYHLSVPSTPGGGTVRFVNRTAQLYVEDIEAREDAGTPAILGKLRTALAFRVKEALGTEALTAREHELYARALGRLRGNPRLKLLGNLDAPRLAFLSFLTFTSAGTQLHPRLVVRLLNDLFGIQARGGCACAGPYGHALLEIDDRRSEQFMQCAVNHLDGVKPGWTRLNLAPWATDEEVEFLLDAMEFVAEYGERFVALYDFDWASGAWTHPADRAPMSLFGDARPKRQAGPVPFAAYLQEARERAAGLAVAGEGRPVPAGVPEGLVFFVH; this comes from the coding sequence ATGGATTTTGCTGCGCTGCGCGCTGACCTGATCGGTACCGACGTCCTGATCGACACGCCGTTCGGGGAGCGGCGCGTGACGTACGCCGATTACGTCGCCTCGGGCCGGGCGCTGCACTCGGTCGAGCGCCGCCTGGAGACGCTGGCCCTGCCGCTGTACGCGAACACCCACACCGAGGACAGCGCGACCGGCGCGCACCTGACGCACCTGACGCATCAGGCGGCCGGGTACATCAAGGAGCAGCTGGGCGCGGACAGCAGCTGCAAACTGGTGTTCTGCGGGTCCGGCAGCACGGCGGCCGTGCGCCGCATGCAGGACATCCTGGGACTGGTCGTGGGCGGCCCGCACCGCCAGACCGTGCTGGAGGCCCTGCCGGACTCGCAGCGGCCCGTGGTGTTCGTCGGGCCGTACGAGCACCACAGCAACGAGATCAGCTGGCGCGAGACGCTGGCCGAGGTCGTCGAGGTTCCGCTGTGCGAACGCGGCAACCTGGACCTCGGCGCGCTGGTCGGCGCACTGAAGGACCCCCACTACGCCGGGCGGCCCAAGATCGGGTCGTTCAGCGCCGCCAGCAACGTGACCGGCCTGCTGACCGATACGCGCTCGGTGGCGCGGCTGCTGCACGCGCACGGGGCGTTCGCGTTCTTCGATTTCGCGGCCAGCGGCCCGTACGTGAAGATCGACATGAAACCCGGCCGCCCCGACGGGTACGACGCGGTGTTCCTCAGTCCGCACAAGTTCGCGGGCGGGCCGGGCACGCCGGGCCTGCTGTGCTTCCGCCAGGAGCTGTACCACCTGAGCGTGCCCAGCACGCCGGGCGGCGGCACGGTGCGTTTCGTGAACCGCACGGCGCAGCTGTACGTGGAGGACATCGAGGCCCGCGAGGACGCCGGGACGCCCGCGATTTTGGGCAAGCTGCGCACGGCGCTGGCGTTCCGGGTCAAGGAGGCGCTGGGCACCGAGGCCCTGACCGCCCGTGAGCACGAGCTGTACGCCCGCGCCCTGGGCAGGCTGCGTGGGAACCCGCGTCTGAAACTGCTCGGGAACCTGGATGCGCCCCGGCTGGCGTTCCTCTCGTTCCTGACCTTCACGTCGGCGGGTACGCAACTGCACCCCAGGCTGGTGGTGCGGCTGCTGAACGACCTGTTCGGCATTCAGGCGCGCGGCGGCTGCGCCTGCGCCGGGCCGTACGGGCACGCGCTGCTGGAGATCGACGACCGGCGCAGCGAGCAGTTCATGCAGTGCGCCGTGAATCACCTGGACGGCGTGAAGCCCGGCTGGACCCGCCTGAACCTCGCGCCGTGGGCGACCGACGAGGAGGTGGAGTTCCTGCTGGACGCCATGGAGTTCGTGGCCGAGTACGGCGAGCGCTTCGTGGCGCTGTACGACTTCGACTGGGCCAGCGGGGCCTGGACGCACCCGGCGGACCGCGCGCCGATGAGTCTGTTCGGGGACGCCCGTCCGAAACGGCAGGCGGGCCCGGTGCCGTTCGCGGCGTACCTGCAGGAGGCGCGGGAACGGGCGGCCGGGCTGGCAGTGGCAGGGGAGGGGAGACCCGTCCCGGCGGGCGTGCCCGAGGGACTGGTGTTCTTCGTCCATTGA
- a CDS encoding dihydrolipoamide acetyltransferase family protein produces MKEVLLPELAESVVEGEILKWLVSEGDTIVLEQPLCEVMTDKVTVELPSPVAGVLHRRLAGEGDVVAVHAAIALIDETGGAAPAATPAPSLQAQEEREQIAPSQEDRGGSIVEAGHLASKTDDDGSLFKAFASDERVQVQGLGTRGAAALQAAAPAQPARADGRVLAVPAARQLARELNVALTDVRGSGPNGRIRVGDVLAHHQGTSAAPVAAAASAAAAPAPAAPTAAPAAKGAGGLPVAPVQYRTPKGYEHLEERVPLRGMRRAISNQMQASHLYTVRTLTVDEVNLTKLVEFRGRVKDDAAAAGVKLSYLPFIFRAVAAALRKYPSLNTSFDEATQEIVQKRYYNIGMAVATDAGLTVPVIRDVNHKSVFELAREVTDIAGRAQAGKLQADELAGSTFSVTNIGSIGALFSFPIINVPDAAILGVHSIVKRPIVDEFDNIVVAHMMYLSLSFDHRLVDGAEAARFCKEVIRLLENPDRLLLEAL; encoded by the coding sequence ATGAAAGAAGTCCTGCTGCCCGAACTCGCTGAAAGTGTCGTCGAGGGTGAAATCCTCAAGTGGCTGGTGTCCGAGGGCGACACCATCGTGCTCGAACAACCGCTGTGCGAGGTCATGACCGACAAGGTCACGGTGGAACTCCCCAGTCCCGTCGCGGGCGTGCTGCACCGGCGACTGGCCGGCGAGGGCGACGTGGTGGCCGTGCACGCCGCCATCGCCCTGATCGACGAGACCGGCGGGGCGGCCCCGGCCGCGACCCCGGCGCCCTCGCTGCAGGCGCAGGAGGAACGCGAGCAGATCGCGCCGTCCCAGGAGGACCGGGGCGGCAGCATCGTGGAGGCCGGGCACCTGGCCAGCAAGACCGACGACGACGGCAGCCTGTTCAAGGCCTTCGCCTCGGACGAGCGGGTGCAGGTGCAGGGCCTCGGCACGCGCGGCGCGGCCGCGCTCCAGGCGGCCGCGCCGGCCCAGCCCGCCCGTGCGGACGGCCGGGTGCTGGCCGTGCCCGCCGCGCGGCAACTGGCCCGTGAACTGAACGTCGCGCTGACCGACGTCCGTGGCAGCGGCCCGAACGGCCGTATCCGCGTTGGGGACGTGCTCGCCCACCACCAGGGGACCTCCGCTGCGCCCGTCGCCGCTGCGGCCAGCGCGGCTGCGGCCCCGGCCCCGGCCGCCCCGACGGCCGCTCCGGCCGCGAAGGGTGCCGGCGGCCTGCCGGTCGCGCCCGTGCAGTACCGCACGCCGAAGGGGTACGAGCATCTGGAAGAGCGCGTGCCGCTGCGCGGCATGCGCCGCGCCATCAGCAACCAGATGCAGGCCAGCCACCTGTACACCGTGCGGACCCTGACGGTGGACGAGGTGAACCTGACCAAGCTCGTGGAGTTCCGCGGGCGCGTGAAGGACGACGCGGCGGCGGCCGGCGTGAAACTGTCGTACCTGCCGTTCATCTTCCGGGCGGTCGCGGCGGCGCTGCGCAAGTACCCCAGCCTGAACACGTCCTTCGACGAGGCCACGCAGGAGATCGTGCAGAAGCGCTACTACAACATCGGCATGGCGGTCGCCACGGACGCGGGCCTGACCGTGCCGGTCATCCGGGACGTGAACCACAAGAGCGTGTTCGAACTGGCGCGCGAGGTCACGGACATCGCCGGGCGCGCGCAGGCCGGTAAACTCCAGGCGGACGAGCTGGCGGGCAGCACCTTCAGTGTCACGAACATCGGGTCCATCGGGGCGCTGTTCTCCTTCCCGATCATCAACGTGCCGGACGCCGCGATCCTGGGGGTGCACTCCATCGTGAAACGCCCCATCGTGGACGAATTCGACAACATCGTCGTGGCGCACATGATGTACCTGAGCCTGTCGTTCGATCACCGCCTCGTGGACGGCGCCGAGGCCGCGCGCTTCTGCAAGGAAGTGATCCGCCTGCTGGAAAACCCGGACCGGCTGCTGCTCGAAGCGCTGTGA
- a CDS encoding thiamine pyrophosphate-dependent dehydrogenase E1 component subunit alpha, producing the protein MIQPFTPEPIRFVAEDGTPVQPLPERFTPALLRELHALMLRAREFDRKLITLLRQGRTTFYAQSSGMEATQVGLARSIRVGHDWVWPYYRDHTLGLAMGVPMAELLSQCLGTNSDPSRGRQMPHHFAAQAQNFVSISSSIASQVPPAAGNAMAQKYLGVDEITVCTFGDGATSEGDWHAGLNMAGAAKAPAMFVCENNQWAISTSIREQTASETIHIKAKAYGMPGYYVDGNDIVAVMEVCAQVAGQIRAGEGPALVECLTYRVGSHSNADADAEKHYRTREEVEEWLGRDPITRVEKLLEKLGHPVSAEERADLIAQTHREVDEQVLKAEATGQPDWRIIFEDVYADLPGHLRDQEAFLRAEQTAQAGQGGRA; encoded by the coding sequence ATGATTCAGCCCTTCACCCCTGAACCCATCCGCTTCGTGGCGGAGGACGGCACGCCGGTCCAGCCGCTGCCCGAACGGTTCACGCCCGCCCTCCTCCGCGAGCTGCACGCCCTGATGCTGCGCGCCCGCGAATTCGACCGCAAACTCATCACGCTGCTCCGCCAGGGGCGCACCACCTTCTACGCGCAGTCCAGCGGCATGGAAGCCACCCAGGTGGGCCTGGCCCGCTCGATCCGGGTGGGTCACGACTGGGTCTGGCCGTACTACCGCGACCACACCCTGGGTCTCGCCATGGGCGTCCCGATGGCCGAACTGCTCAGCCAGTGCCTCGGCACGAACAGCGACCCGTCGCGCGGCCGCCAGATGCCGCACCACTTCGCCGCGCAGGCCCAGAACTTCGTGAGCATCAGTTCCTCCATCGCCTCGCAGGTGCCCCCCGCCGCCGGGAACGCCATGGCGCAGAAGTACCTGGGTGTGGACGAGATCACGGTCTGCACCTTCGGGGACGGCGCGACCAGCGAGGGCGACTGGCACGCCGGACTGAACATGGCCGGCGCCGCGAAGGCCCCCGCGATGTTCGTCTGCGAGAACAACCAGTGGGCGATCAGCACCTCCATCCGCGAGCAGACCGCCAGCGAGACCATTCACATCAAGGCCAAAGCGTACGGGATGCCGGGTTACTACGTGGACGGCAACGACATCGTGGCGGTCATGGAGGTCTGCGCGCAGGTCGCCGGCCAGATCCGCGCCGGGGAGGGCCCCGCGCTCGTCGAGTGCCTGACCTACCGCGTGGGCTCGCACAGCAACGCCGACGCCGACGCCGAGAAGCACTACCGCACCCGCGAGGAGGTCGAGGAGTGGCTGGGCCGCGACCCGATCACCCGCGTCGAGAAGCTGCTGGAAAAACTGGGGCACCCGGTCAGCGCCGAGGAACGCGCCGACCTGATCGCCCAGACGCACCGCGAGGTGGACGAGCAGGTCCTGAAGGCCGAGGCGACCGGGCAACCCGACTGGCGCATCATCTTCGAGGACGTGTACGCCGACCTGCCGGGCCACCTGCGCGACCAGGAAGCCTTCCTGCGCGCCGAGCAGACCGCACAGGCCGGTCAGGGAGGACGGGCATGA
- a CDS encoding response regulator transcription factor codes for MLAQILVVEDDPHLGPLLKEYLSGDYQVQHAATLKDAQAWLGTHTAQLILLDLNLPDGDGLDLVQALRQYSSTPVLVLSARSGVQERVAGLNAGADDYLTKPFAMPELDARITALLRRTAAGSGVNLGNTSLSTSSLLLTVDDKHANLTEHEARILELMMRTPERVFSRADIESHLYGWETPNSNSVEVRISQLRKKLEQAGSDLRIRTIRNVGYVLQA; via the coding sequence ATGCTGGCCCAGATTCTTGTTGTTGAAGACGACCCGCACCTCGGGCCGCTGCTCAAGGAGTACCTGTCCGGGGACTACCAGGTGCAGCACGCCGCGACCCTCAAAGACGCGCAGGCCTGGCTGGGCACCCACACCGCCCAGCTGATCCTGCTGGACCTCAACCTGCCCGACGGTGACGGCCTGGACCTCGTGCAGGCGCTGCGGCAGTACTCCAGCACGCCGGTGCTGGTGCTCTCGGCGCGCAGCGGCGTGCAGGAGCGCGTGGCGGGCCTGAACGCCGGCGCGGACGATTACCTGACCAAACCGTTCGCCATGCCGGAACTCGACGCGCGCATCACGGCGCTGCTGCGGCGCACGGCGGCCGGGTCGGGCGTGAACCTGGGCAACACCAGCCTGTCCACCAGCAGTCTGCTGCTGACCGTCGACGACAAGCACGCCAACCTGACCGAGCACGAGGCCCGCATCCTGGAACTCATGATGCGCACGCCGGAACGGGTGTTCTCACGCGCGGACATCGAGTCGCACCTGTACGGCTGGGAGACGCCGAACAGCAACAGCGTGGAGGTCCGCATCTCGCAGCTGCGCAAGAAGCTGGAGCAGGCGGGCAGCGACCTGCGCATCCGCACGATCCGGAACGTCGGGTACGTGCTGCAGGCCTGA
- a CDS encoding ParB/RepB/Spo0J family partition protein, protein MSRKSSLGRGLDALLARPAEPQPEAGGPQVQTLKIEQIVQAAYQPRQVFAPEALAELAQSIRDKGVLQPLLVRPRAEHFEIVAGERRWRASQLAGLTELPVIIRDLGDREALEIAIVENLQREDLGPLEEARAYQTLMEQGLNQEGVAQAVGKSRSAVSNALRLLTLPEAALRALDAGQISAGHARAILSQPDTDRAWALEQITSRNLSVRDAEALKRERRADTPVRVNPPRAYRQLELDLSRRTGTRVRITGEDKGRVELNFGSREELDRLLNLLGYAEE, encoded by the coding sequence GTGTCGAGAAAATCTAGCCTCGGACGCGGCCTGGACGCCCTGCTGGCCCGCCCCGCCGAGCCGCAACCCGAGGCGGGCGGCCCGCAGGTGCAGACCCTGAAGATCGAGCAGATCGTGCAGGCCGCCTACCAGCCCCGGCAGGTGTTCGCGCCGGAGGCCCTCGCGGAACTCGCCCAGAGCATCCGCGACAAGGGCGTGCTGCAACCCCTGCTGGTCCGCCCGCGTGCCGAGCACTTCGAGATCGTCGCCGGGGAACGCCGCTGGCGCGCCAGCCAGCTGGCCGGACTGACCGAACTGCCCGTCATCATCCGCGACCTCGGAGACCGAGAGGCGCTGGAAATCGCCATTGTCGAGAACCTCCAGCGCGAGGACCTCGGCCCGCTGGAAGAGGCCCGCGCGTACCAGACCCTGATGGAACAGGGCCTGAACCAGGAGGGCGTGGCGCAGGCGGTCGGCAAGAGCCGCAGCGCCGTGTCGAACGCCCTGCGCCTCCTGACCCTGCCCGAGGCCGCGCTGCGGGCGCTGGACGCCGGGCAGATCAGCGCCGGGCACGCCCGCGCGATCCTCTCGCAACCCGACACGGACCGTGCCTGGGCCCTCGAGCAGATCACCAGCCGCAACCTGAGCGTCCGCGACGCCGAGGCCCTGAAACGCGAACGCCGCGCCGACACGCCCGTCAGGGTGAACCCGCCGCGCGCGTACCGGCAGCTGGAACTGGACCTGAGCCGCCGCACCGGCACCCGCGTGCGCATCACGGGCGAGGATAAGGGGCGTGTCGAACTGAACTTCGGGTCCCGCGAGGAACTCGACCGCCTGCTGAACCTGCTGGGCTACGCCGAGGAATAG
- the mnmG gene encoding tRNA uridine-5-carboxymethylaminomethyl(34) synthesis enzyme MnmG codes for MSGWNVIVIGGGHAGLEAAWAAAKFSRVALLIGNPATVGRMPCNPAVGGPGKSQLVFELQAMGGLMGRLADETAIHTRVLNASKGPAVQSLRVQNERDAYAERAQDVIFGHPNIDILRGEAADLESDGRGGWLVVTTDGRRLAARSVVVAAGTFMRGVTWYGRQSRAEGRQGEPPSRFLSAPLARAGHVLKRFKTGTPPRVRADAVNFAELLEIPADPSPRGFTGTPGPRAAESPTWQTHTTAETHRLIHENIHESPMYAGDIEGLGPRYCPSIEDKVVRFAHHDRHLLFVEPDGVQTSEVYLQGFSSSLPPHLQDALVRTLPGFERAVIQRYAYAVEYDVVDSLELTLNLESKRMPGVFTAGQINGTSGYEEAAAQGLIAGTAAARRARGEAEQFIGRETGYIGVLLDELVFKGSNEPYRMMTSRVEHRLLVRQDNADERMTPIGHALGLVDAAEVARVEAKYARVQAGIDALAAQRAQGQTGDAWLRRPEFTLPDVEALGVTLPELSAAEREAVEIRVKYAGYIRRAEIQLRAEDRSRDLSLGGVDFAAIASLSNEAREKLVRLQPQTVEQASRISGVRHADISALLVHLKGRGVSRET; via the coding sequence ATGAGTGGCTGGAATGTGATCGTGATCGGTGGTGGACACGCGGGCCTGGAAGCGGCGTGGGCCGCCGCGAAGTTCTCCCGCGTGGCCCTGCTGATCGGCAACCCCGCCACGGTGGGCCGCATGCCCTGCAACCCGGCGGTGGGCGGCCCCGGCAAGAGCCAGCTGGTGTTCGAGCTGCAGGCCATGGGCGGCCTGATGGGCCGGCTGGCCGACGAGACCGCCATCCACACCCGCGTGCTGAACGCCAGCAAGGGCCCGGCCGTGCAGTCCCTGCGCGTGCAGAACGAACGGGACGCCTACGCCGAGCGGGCGCAGGACGTGATCTTCGGTCACCCGAACATCGACATCCTGCGCGGCGAGGCCGCCGACCTGGAAAGCGACGGGCGGGGCGGCTGGCTGGTCGTCACCACCGACGGGCGCCGGCTCGCGGCCCGCAGCGTGGTCGTGGCGGCCGGGACCTTCATGCGCGGCGTCACCTGGTACGGGCGGCAGTCCCGCGCCGAGGGCCGTCAGGGCGAGCCACCCTCGCGCTTCCTGTCCGCGCCGCTGGCCCGCGCCGGGCACGTCCTGAAACGCTTCAAGACCGGCACACCGCCCCGCGTGCGTGCCGACGCCGTGAACTTCGCCGAGCTGCTGGAAATTCCTGCCGACCCCAGCCCGCGCGGTTTCACGGGTACGCCCGGCCCGCGCGCCGCCGAGTCGCCCACCTGGCAGACCCACACGACCGCCGAGACGCACCGCCTGATTCACGAGAACATCCACGAGTCGCCCATGTACGCCGGGGACATCGAGGGCCTGGGGCCGCGTTACTGCCCCAGCATCGAGGACAAGGTCGTGCGCTTCGCCCACCACGACCGGCACCTACTGTTCGTGGAGCCGGATGGCGTGCAGACCAGCGAGGTGTACCTCCAGGGCTTCAGCTCCTCGCTGCCGCCGCACCTGCAGGACGCGCTGGTGCGCACGCTGCCGGGGTTCGAGCGGGCCGTGATCCAGCGCTACGCCTACGCCGTCGAGTACGACGTGGTGGATTCCCTGGAACTGACCCTGAACCTGGAATCGAAGCGGATGCCGGGCGTGTTCACGGCCGGGCAGATCAACGGCACGAGCGGCTACGAGGAGGCGGCCGCGCAGGGATTGATCGCCGGGACCGCCGCCGCCCGCCGCGCCAGGGGAGAGGCTGAGCAGTTCATCGGGCGGGAGACCGGGTACATCGGGGTGCTGCTGGACGAACTGGTGTTCAAGGGCAGCAACGAGCCGTACCGCATGATGACCAGTCGCGTCGAGCACCGCCTGCTGGTGCGGCAGGACAACGCCGACGAGCGCATGACGCCCATCGGGCACGCGCTGGGACTGGTGGACGCCGCCGAGGTCGCGCGGGTCGAGGCGAAGTACGCCCGCGTGCAGGCCGGGATCGACGCGCTCGCCGCGCAGCGGGCGCAGGGGCAGACCGGGGACGCGTGGCTGCGCCGCCCGGAATTCACGCTGCCGGACGTGGAGGCGCTGGGCGTGACCCTGCCGGAGCTCTCGGCCGCCGAGCGTGAGGCGGTCGAGATCCGCGTGAAGTACGCCGGCTACATCCGCCGCGCCGAGATTCAGCTGCGGGCCGAGGACCGCTCACGCGACCTGAGCCTGGGCGGCGTGGATTTTGCGGCCATCGCGTCGCTGTCGAACGAGGCGCGTGAGAAGCTGGTGCGCCTGCAGCCGCAGACAGTCGAGCAGGCCAGCCGTATCTCCGGGGTGCGCCACGCCGACATCAGTGCGCTGCTGGTGCACCTGAAGGGGCGGGGTGTTTCACGGGAAACCTGA
- a CDS encoding ParA family protein has translation MKVLGVVNQKGGVGKTTTAVNLAAYLAAGGKRVLLLDMDPQGNATSGLGLRGATQGLYEALGEPARAGEFTLDTAQAGLRVLPATPDLAGAGVELAEDPDALSRLLASVSGYDVVLIDAPPSLGPLTVNVLAASDALLIPLQAEYYALEGLAGMMETVERVQGGLNPRLKVLGVVLTMFDGRTNLSQEVESMVRQHFGELVFWSVVPRNVRLSEAPSYAKPINAFAPLSAGAAAYKRLSEEVMQRVEKI, from the coding sequence ATGAAGGTTCTCGGCGTGGTCAACCAGAAAGGCGGGGTCGGCAAGACCACCACCGCCGTGAACCTCGCCGCGTACCTCGCCGCCGGGGGCAAGCGGGTGCTGCTGCTCGACATGGACCCACAGGGCAACGCCACCAGCGGCCTGGGCCTGCGCGGCGCGACCCAGGGCCTGTACGAGGCGCTGGGCGAACCGGCCCGCGCCGGGGAATTCACGCTGGACACCGCCCAGGCGGGCCTGCGGGTCCTGCCCGCCACGCCCGACCTGGCCGGGGCCGGTGTGGAACTCGCCGAGGACCCCGACGCCCTGAGCCGCCTGCTCGCCAGCGTGAGCGGCTACGACGTGGTCCTGATCGACGCGCCGCCCAGCCTGGGCCCGCTGACCGTGAACGTCCTGGCCGCCTCGGACGCGCTGCTGATTCCCCTGCAGGCCGAGTACTACGCCCTGGAGGGTCTGGCCGGCATGATGGAAACCGTCGAGCGCGTGCAGGGCGGCCTGAACCCCCGCCTGAAGGTGCTGGGCGTCGTGCTGACCATGTTCGACGGCCGGACGAACCTCTCGCAGGAAGTCGAGAGCATGGTCCGGCAGCACTTCGGGGAACTGGTGTTCTGGTCGGTCGTGCCGCGCAACGTGCGCCTGTCGGAGGCGCCCAGTTACGCCAAACCCATCAACGCCTTCGCGCCGCTGTCGGCGGGCGCGGCGGCCTACAAACGCCTGAGCGAGGAGGTGATGCAACGTGTCGAGAAAATCTAG